In one Fodinicola acaciae genomic region, the following are encoded:
- a CDS encoding aminoglycoside phosphotransferase family protein, with the protein MSTSSDHFAALETAAAQVRINIHGAQPIRIGSNALYRLPDGVVARISRTGRAATAAKEVAVAQWLATQGVPAVRPLEGIDQPVIVEERAVTFWRELPAHKSGSLGDVGHLLRILHQLPPPTTISLPRLDPFVGLDEETIDRLPRLTPDQRSWLTEQVAHLQHAYHTDAALDPCCVIHGDAHTGNVVTTDDGTTLLLDFERVVVGAPAWDLVSVAVLNDTTGWISAEKYSLFVDSYGEDVTTWPHYGTYRAIRELRMTCYTAQLGNDRADAFGEATKRIECLQGKHGQRPWPWTAM; encoded by the coding sequence GTGTCCACGTCGTCGGACCACTTCGCCGCCCTCGAAACTGCAGCGGCACAGGTACGCATCAACATCCACGGCGCGCAGCCGATTCGGATCGGCAGCAATGCGCTGTATCGGCTCCCGGACGGCGTCGTAGCCCGGATATCCAGGACAGGACGGGCAGCTACCGCGGCGAAGGAGGTCGCAGTAGCACAATGGCTTGCCACACAAGGCGTCCCGGCCGTACGACCGCTAGAAGGCATTGACCAACCGGTCATCGTCGAGGAACGTGCCGTCACCTTTTGGCGTGAGCTTCCTGCGCACAAGAGTGGTTCGCTAGGCGACGTGGGACATCTATTGCGGATACTCCATCAGTTGCCGCCGCCTACAACGATCTCTCTTCCGCGTCTCGACCCTTTCGTCGGACTCGACGAGGAAACGATCGATCGACTCCCACGATTGACGCCGGACCAGCGCTCCTGGTTGACCGAACAGGTGGCACACCTTCAACACGCTTACCACACGGACGCGGCTCTGGATCCTTGTTGCGTCATCCACGGTGATGCACACACGGGCAATGTCGTCACGACGGATGACGGAACGACGCTGCTCCTCGACTTCGAACGCGTCGTCGTCGGAGCGCCTGCGTGGGACCTCGTCTCGGTCGCTGTTCTGAACGACACTACCGGCTGGATCAGCGCTGAGAAGTACTCGCTTTTTGTTGACAGTTATGGCGAAGATGTCACGACGTGGCCGCACTACGGCACCTATCGAGCCATCCGAGAACTACGAATGACTTGCTACACGGCACAACTCGGCAACGATCGGGCCGACGCCTTCGGCGAGGCCACCAAACGAATCGAGTGTTTGCAGGGAAAACATGGTCAACGGCCATGGCCCTGGACGGCGATGTAG
- the fxlA gene encoding FxLD family lanthipeptide, which translates to MYVITETTSATDVDDTFTLDVQVTTEDQLRGVEAPCSTNDGCAASCASSCASRG; encoded by the coding sequence ATGTACGTCATCACGGAAACGACGAGCGCCACCGACGTCGACGACACATTCACGCTCGACGTGCAAGTCACAACGGAAGATCAACTTCGGGGCGTCGAGGCGCCATGCAGCACAAATGACGGCTGCGCGGCCAGTTGCGCCTCGTCCTGCGCCAGTCGGGGCTAA
- a CDS encoding 3'-5' exonuclease, giving the protein MLYDNEPLGSIEPGVYAGTYYPAKGLEFDVVFLPFCGAERCPDGDRIEAFGYDEAASRDSRFLYVGVTRAREELVITYTGELTPLLPPADSGLYQVAVA; this is encoded by the coding sequence ATGTTATACGACAATGAGCCATTGGGAAGCATTGAACCCGGCGTTTACGCTGGCACCTACTACCCTGCCAAGGGGTTGGAGTTCGATGTCGTTTTCCTTCCATTTTGCGGTGCGGAGAGATGTCCCGACGGTGACAGGATCGAAGCATTCGGGTACGACGAGGCTGCAAGTAGAGACAGTCGGTTCCTCTACGTAGGGGTCACTCGTGCGCGGGAGGAACTCGTCATCACGTACACCGGTGAGCTGACGCCCCTGCTGCCTCCTGCTGACTCGGGCTTGTATCAGGTGGCGGTTGCATGA
- a CDS encoding bifunctional DNA primase/polymerase, whose product MRPLMVSYQENLQTMAVEYAERGWPIVPMLEPVGGSAAGWIAAGVGPSTDRATAVAWWQEVPYGVGLVTGKLFEFLDVPGRLGPRVHAMCGRSVPVIGSGDDRWLVMVTPSSALKNARQALHWIDIRVRCDGAVVLAPPTRTADGDLFWHLHPHEAKWQPADSRLIARALLTPTTSNGASQ is encoded by the coding sequence ATGAGGCCATTGATGGTTAGTTATCAAGAAAATCTGCAAACGATGGCCGTTGAGTATGCGGAACGCGGGTGGCCCATCGTACCCATGCTCGAGCCAGTGGGGGGCTCAGCCGCCGGGTGGATTGCCGCCGGCGTGGGGCCGTCAACTGATCGGGCCACTGCCGTCGCATGGTGGCAGGAGGTGCCGTACGGCGTTGGCCTGGTGACGGGAAAACTGTTTGAGTTCCTGGACGTACCCGGCCGCCTCGGGCCGCGCGTACACGCGATGTGTGGTCGATCCGTACCTGTGATTGGGAGCGGTGACGACCGCTGGCTGGTCATGGTCACGCCGAGTTCGGCGTTGAAGAATGCCCGCCAGGCGTTGCATTGGATCGATATTAGGGTTCGTTGTGATGGCGCCGTTGTGCTCGCACCGCCGACGCGTACGGCTGATGGCGATCTCTTCTGGCATCTGCATCCGCACGAAGCCAAGTGGCAACCTGCCGACAGTCGGCTCATCGCGAGGGCTCTGTTGACGCCGACGACTTCGAACGGCGCGTCGCAATGA
- a CDS encoding lanthionine synthetase C family protein has translation MTRTDDLLASPPDHEPWPGWYEDLYAGAPGILLLHAHRANIDAAPWEVVHQWARKITSRPLTANPNVGGLYRGVAAVAFALHATGQPAYEPALQTLDRHIVDLVRERIRRSHRRISERRLPQLAEFDLIRGLTGLGAYLLSRANQDVLRDVLAYLVQLTHPIAINGDRMCGWWSADLPPNNQHSHQRGGHGNLGLAHGIAGPLALLSFAAKSGIAVQGQLDAIRRISSWLQQQADETNGCVRWPEFIGSDRGCATQLQGRPSWCYGTPGIARPLQVAGHALNDPDLSQYAEFAAASCVTDEQQLRLIRDASFCHGWAGLLYTVHRIAADASSSTALTGTLHQLQERLKESMVDGQLANAGLLTGTAGVRLVDESYSRSPTEIPWDACLLLDTRSIAKRTK, from the coding sequence ATGACCAGGACGGACGACCTCCTCGCCAGCCCACCCGACCACGAGCCCTGGCCAGGTTGGTACGAAGACCTGTACGCCGGGGCGCCGGGCATTCTCCTGCTTCACGCACATCGAGCCAACATCGATGCTGCGCCTTGGGAAGTCGTGCATCAGTGGGCCAGGAAGATCACCAGCCGCCCACTCACCGCCAATCCCAATGTCGGTGGCCTCTACCGCGGGGTCGCAGCAGTTGCTTTCGCCCTGCATGCCACCGGCCAGCCGGCGTACGAACCGGCGCTGCAAACCCTCGATCGACACATCGTCGACCTCGTTCGCGAGCGGATTCGTCGCTCGCACCGTCGAATCAGCGAACGACGCCTCCCGCAGCTGGCTGAGTTCGATCTCATCCGCGGCCTGACCGGGCTCGGCGCATATCTGTTGTCTCGCGCCAACCAAGACGTACTCCGCGACGTTCTTGCGTATCTTGTCCAGCTAACACATCCGATCGCCATCAACGGCGATCGGATGTGCGGCTGGTGGTCCGCCGACCTACCGCCGAACAACCAGCATTCCCATCAGCGAGGCGGTCACGGCAACCTCGGTCTCGCTCACGGCATCGCCGGCCCGCTCGCATTGTTGTCCTTCGCCGCAAAGTCCGGGATCGCAGTCCAGGGGCAGCTCGACGCAATCCGCCGGATCAGTTCGTGGCTGCAACAGCAGGCAGACGAAACCAATGGGTGCGTACGGTGGCCAGAATTCATCGGGTCCGACCGCGGCTGCGCCACCCAATTGCAAGGCCGGCCATCATGGTGCTACGGGACACCCGGCATCGCGCGCCCTCTCCAAGTCGCTGGCCACGCGCTGAACGACCCGGACCTCAGTCAGTACGCTGAATTCGCCGCGGCTAGCTGCGTCACCGACGAACAGCAACTTCGCCTCATCCGCGATGCGTCCTTTTGCCATGGCTGGGCGGGTCTGCTGTACACCGTTCACCGCATCGCCGCCGACGCGTCCAGCAGTACCGCTCTCACCGGCACGCTGCATCAACTGCAGGAGCGTCTGAAGGAGAGCATGGTCGACGGTCAACTCGCCAATGCCGGTCTTCTCACTGGCACCGCCGGCGTACGACTCGTTGACGAGAGCTATTCCCGTAGCCCGACCGAAATTCCGTGGGATGCCTGCCTGCTCCTTGACACCCGTTCAATCGCGAAAAGGACGAAATGA
- a CDS encoding S8 family peptidase translates to MFPADRNTGAPERATVWVSDEYRAKFLQLFEDYLGKQTPRGMPRNNELVANIARIRSTVLLDLWQSDGAPPEGKKTWWEVWLRPGESGAVLLRRFAEVNGLRMSDRLLSLIDREVTWVESTWAQLEILPFTAVSVAEIRRPEFIDTIEDLSLQEQAEYVDDLARRLEPADELQPAVCHLDTGVARTHVLLQGSLAAQDLHTVVGVSGSDQNGHGTKMAGVALLGDKMDEHLVESDQIPLRHRLESVRILPTKTEPQHVPVTYGDVTAQAVSLPEITTTRRRAFCMPVSTTSDTPGNPGQPTLWSATVDALAVGASVVRDGSALRLLAPPDTNAARLFVVSTGNINHFAVNPRDESDTSAIEDPGQAWNVLTVGAYTDLTTIPTDPAYEGWSAVAQQGDLSPHSRTSLPFGARSWPIKPDIVMEGGNVLHDGASMFEPNHPALSLRTTGHTNDQSLASANATSAATAQAARLAALVMATYPEYWPETVRALLVHAAEWTPVMRNEIDQSRKQGRQAQQLRLRRYGWGVPAEERVLYSTERAVTLVVQDAFTPFEGDEFKVPSFRLHDLPWPREVLQDLGAASVSLRVTLSYFIEPTASRRGWRQRYKYASHGLRFELQDPLESEAQFVQRVNQEARTEEAGARPAGGRVSWLVGPNQRNYGSLHQDIWETSGAELAATGKLAVYPVGGWWKNNKKRDRVNQRVRYGLIVSLKTGATSVDLYTPIANLLHLPVEIPIE, encoded by the coding sequence GTGTTTCCTGCCGACCGCAACACGGGCGCTCCCGAGCGCGCCACAGTCTGGGTAAGTGACGAATACCGGGCGAAGTTCCTCCAACTCTTCGAGGACTACCTCGGCAAGCAGACGCCCAGGGGCATGCCACGCAACAACGAGCTTGTCGCCAACATCGCCCGCATTCGGTCGACCGTCCTACTCGATCTCTGGCAATCTGACGGCGCCCCACCTGAAGGAAAGAAGACTTGGTGGGAAGTCTGGTTACGACCAGGTGAGAGCGGAGCCGTGCTGCTGCGGCGATTCGCTGAGGTCAACGGGCTCCGCATGTCGGATCGGTTGCTCAGTCTTATAGATCGTGAGGTCACGTGGGTCGAATCCACGTGGGCTCAGCTCGAAATACTTCCCTTTACTGCCGTCTCCGTCGCCGAGATTCGGCGCCCTGAGTTCATCGACACTATCGAGGACCTCAGCCTGCAGGAGCAGGCCGAGTACGTCGATGATCTAGCGCGACGGCTTGAGCCCGCAGACGAGCTTCAGCCAGCCGTCTGTCACCTCGACACGGGCGTGGCCCGCACCCATGTCCTTCTCCAAGGATCACTCGCGGCACAGGATCTCCATACAGTGGTCGGCGTCAGCGGCTCCGACCAAAATGGCCACGGCACCAAGATGGCCGGCGTCGCGCTCCTCGGCGACAAAATGGACGAACACCTCGTCGAGTCAGATCAAATACCGCTTCGTCACCGACTGGAATCAGTCCGAATCCTTCCAACGAAAACCGAGCCCCAGCACGTCCCAGTTACCTACGGTGACGTGACCGCGCAGGCCGTGTCGCTACCCGAGATCACCACGACGCGACGGCGGGCGTTCTGCATGCCCGTCAGCACGACGAGCGACACGCCAGGGAATCCCGGTCAGCCAACTTTGTGGTCTGCGACCGTCGATGCGCTTGCGGTGGGTGCGAGCGTGGTCAGGGATGGCAGTGCCCTTCGTCTGCTCGCGCCGCCTGACACCAACGCCGCACGACTGTTTGTCGTGTCCACCGGCAACATCAATCACTTTGCGGTCAACCCTCGTGATGAGTCAGACACATCTGCGATCGAAGACCCTGGCCAAGCCTGGAACGTGCTGACAGTCGGCGCGTATACAGACCTGACCACAATCCCGACCGACCCCGCATACGAGGGGTGGTCGGCTGTTGCCCAACAAGGCGATTTGTCGCCTCATAGCCGCACCTCGCTTCCCTTCGGCGCGCGCAGTTGGCCAATCAAGCCCGACATCGTCATGGAAGGCGGGAACGTACTTCACGACGGCGCTTCCATGTTCGAGCCAAACCATCCAGCACTCTCATTGCGAACCACCGGTCACACAAATGACCAATCGCTGGCATCGGCCAACGCCACCAGCGCAGCCACCGCTCAAGCAGCCAGGCTCGCCGCTCTGGTGATGGCGACTTACCCCGAATACTGGCCAGAGACGGTCCGCGCTCTGCTCGTCCACGCCGCTGAGTGGACGCCCGTGATGCGCAACGAGATCGACCAGAGCCGCAAGCAGGGCCGTCAGGCGCAGCAGCTGCGCCTTCGCCGGTACGGCTGGGGTGTGCCGGCGGAGGAGAGAGTCCTCTACTCAACCGAGCGGGCAGTCACCCTCGTCGTACAGGATGCGTTCACCCCATTTGAAGGTGATGAGTTCAAGGTCCCGTCCTTCCGGCTGCACGACCTTCCATGGCCACGTGAGGTCCTCCAAGACTTAGGCGCTGCCTCGGTGAGCCTGCGCGTAACTCTCTCCTACTTCATCGAACCAACCGCGTCTCGGCGCGGCTGGCGGCAGCGGTACAAGTATGCATCGCATGGCCTCCGATTCGAGCTACAGGACCCACTCGAAAGCGAGGCACAATTCGTCCAGCGAGTCAACCAGGAAGCACGCACCGAGGAAGCAGGTGCACGCCCGGCTGGTGGCCGAGTGTCATGGCTCGTCGGACCTAATCAGCGCAACTACGGCTCCCTCCACCAGGACATCTGGGAGACCTCGGGCGCAGAACTCGCCGCGACCGGCAAACTCGCCGTCTACCCCGTCGGTGGCTGGTGGAAGAACAACAAGAAACGCGACCGTGTCAATCAGCGAGTGCGATACGGGCTGATTGTCTCCCTCAAGACCGGGGCGACGAGCGTCGACCTCTACACACCCATCGCGAATCTCCTCCATCTCCCAGTCGAGATCCCGATCGAGTAG
- the fxlM gene encoding methyltransferase, FxLD system, with product MNNAVASSPDELRTRMVDKIQRSIWPPSTQVVEAMLAVPRHEFVPNAPLADAYDDMSVITKTAPDGTALSCASTPTIVGMMLDQLDVQPGQRILEVGAGTGYNAALLAHLTGPTGHVTTVDIDPEVTADARRNLDATGNDRVHVATRDGALGDADHAPYDRIIVTVGAWDIPHAWWTQLRTGGRLVAPLRWRGQTQSIAFTHHGDHMTSESMGLCGFVPMIGQDGERTGHIEPDGHVTLYLDIDQPIAPEHLTNVLDQPKTTTWSRVTVGPDDTFDGIWLRLTATEPGTCRIAADRTAIDTDLCTPAVGVRTPAIVENTSLAYLAIHRPARQPDPDNPQFELGAIGHGPTGAELADRLCAQTRAWDTNRATHPRLTAYLPEAGAVPEYVISKRECRLSITL from the coding sequence ATGAACAACGCCGTGGCCAGCTCACCTGACGAACTTCGCACCCGCATGGTCGACAAAATCCAACGCAGCATCTGGCCGCCGTCTACACAGGTGGTCGAAGCCATGCTGGCCGTCCCGCGGCACGAATTCGTCCCCAACGCACCGCTGGCCGACGCGTACGACGACATGAGCGTCATCACCAAAACCGCGCCTGACGGCACCGCACTCAGCTGCGCCTCAACGCCCACCATCGTCGGCATGATGCTCGACCAACTCGACGTGCAACCCGGCCAGCGCATCCTGGAAGTCGGCGCCGGAACCGGCTACAACGCAGCCCTACTCGCTCACCTCACCGGACCCACCGGCCACGTCACCACCGTCGACATCGACCCCGAAGTCACCGCCGACGCGCGCCGCAACCTCGACGCCACCGGCAACGACCGCGTACACGTCGCTACCCGCGATGGTGCACTCGGCGACGCCGACCACGCACCGTACGACCGGATCATCGTCACCGTCGGCGCCTGGGACATCCCTCACGCCTGGTGGACCCAACTCCGTACCGGCGGCCGGCTCGTCGCACCGCTGCGATGGCGCGGCCAAACCCAGAGCATCGCCTTCACCCACCACGGCGACCACATGACCTCCGAATCCATGGGCCTATGCGGCTTCGTCCCCATGATCGGACAAGACGGCGAACGCACCGGCCACATCGAACCCGACGGCCACGTCACGCTCTACTTGGACATCGACCAACCCATCGCCCCTGAGCACCTCACGAACGTTTTGGACCAGCCCAAAACCACAACATGGTCCAGGGTCACCGTCGGACCGGACGACACCTTCGACGGCATCTGGCTCCGCCTCACCGCCACAGAACCCGGCACTTGCCGCATCGCCGCGGACCGAACCGCCATCGACACCGACCTCTGCACACCCGCTGTCGGCGTACGCACTCCCGCGATCGTTGAAAACACCTCGCTCGCCTACCTCGCCATTCACCGACCGGCGCGCCAACCCGACCCCGACAACCCGCAGTTCGAACTCGGCGCCATCGGACACGGCCCCACCGGCGCGGAGCTCGCCGACCGCCTATGCGCCCAAACCCGCGCCTGGGACACCAACCGCGCCACCCATCCGCGGTTGACTGCCTACCTTCCCGAGGCCGGCGCGGTCCCCGAGTACGTCATCAGCAAGCGGGAATGCCGGCTCTCAATCACCCTTTGA
- a CDS encoding lantibiotic dehydratase has translation MLGSSTWWPDPSDAEECLSWLRKTWTEDAQAEAIAHASPGLAAYVRQLFAATPEKLQLDDPAVAKKIRRATAATARYVLRATGRPTPFGLFAGVAPVEIGRDVQTWWGTRHHPIARVDTEWLADIVQRLESNEALLERLDVQFSNLARRRGDRWELPRGPSRVSINATSALTATSELARSPIRFNDLADALTEQFPNSDRATVVRALAELVQHEFLITCLRAPLIIIDPLANLIGELDAIGAADVPAAGPLLTELRTIHTELDHHNHASLHTDAEKSPAADDQRAQIVDRMRCHSTVGRTPLAVDLTLDAKLALPMGVADEVARAASALLRLTRYPAGRPVWQDYHAAFVERYGIGALVPVAEVTGTSGIGYPAGYPGSVLPLPIENVVSERDRRLFALIWAEVCTGSNELMLTDQMIDEIAGDSLRPDRVPPHVEIAARIHASSRDAVDRGAYLLTVAPARAGGVLTSRFTPTTTGSGLEDVYRNLPVSTEGALPVQVSFPPAYAHAENVCRVPAYLPHVLSLGEHRHPDENIPIDDVAAYATHDRLHLVSLSRHRIIEPQVFHALDLDKQPPPLARFLAHLTRAYAAAFTVFDAGPGGDELPYLPRIRYGRAILAPARWRVTSRDLPPTRSAEQWQSNLRRWRDRWRRPVEVDLRDDDRSIRLNLDEPLHADLLRTHLMRTGQAVLTEPPHPSTYAWLGGRAHDIAFPLATTHPPAPSPLTHVPTAVDNHGSAQLPAGPDSRWLSVKLFSHRDHLDAIISHRLPALLADISQSVDDTEPAYWFVRYRSANETDHLRLRLRLIDPHAYGTAATALGAWSKDLIGHGIASRLALDTYNPELGRYGHGHAMHAAEAVFTADSATVMAMLQHTREMAVDPMALATLNMVHIATGLLGDDEGMAWLATQPTSPAARPDRTVASYVTGLVRARQLPRWPIKVSAAWRVRADTLRAYRPQVARLADIDTVLESLLHMHHNRAIGINGDHERTCRRLAGQAARAYCATTPATIGTS, from the coding sequence GTGTTGGGTTCTTCGACATGGTGGCCAGACCCTTCAGATGCCGAAGAATGCCTCAGCTGGCTGCGAAAAACGTGGACGGAAGACGCCCAGGCAGAGGCCATCGCACACGCTAGCCCTGGGCTAGCGGCGTACGTACGCCAACTATTTGCTGCCACTCCGGAAAAGCTTCAACTTGACGACCCGGCGGTAGCGAAAAAGATTCGTCGAGCCACTGCTGCAACCGCGCGCTATGTCCTACGCGCAACGGGTCGACCGACGCCATTCGGGCTGTTCGCCGGCGTTGCTCCTGTGGAGATCGGGAGGGACGTACAGACGTGGTGGGGAACCCGTCATCATCCGATCGCTCGTGTGGACACCGAATGGCTTGCCGACATCGTCCAGCGCCTGGAGTCGAACGAGGCGTTGCTGGAGCGACTCGACGTGCAGTTCAGCAACCTCGCCCGCCGCCGCGGTGACCGCTGGGAACTCCCCCGCGGTCCGAGCCGCGTATCGATCAACGCCACGTCGGCCCTCACCGCTACGAGCGAGCTCGCCCGATCGCCCATCCGTTTCAACGATCTCGCTGACGCGCTGACCGAGCAATTTCCCAACAGCGACCGCGCCACGGTCGTACGCGCCCTGGCCGAACTGGTCCAGCACGAATTCCTCATCACCTGCCTGCGCGCTCCCCTAATCATCATCGATCCACTCGCCAACCTCATCGGAGAGCTCGACGCGATCGGCGCAGCCGACGTACCAGCGGCAGGTCCGCTGCTGACCGAACTTCGTACGATCCATACCGAGCTCGACCATCACAACCACGCTTCACTCCATACGGACGCAGAGAAATCTCCGGCTGCAGACGATCAGCGCGCACAGATCGTCGATCGAATGCGGTGTCATTCCACGGTTGGCCGTACTCCGCTTGCCGTGGATCTCACTCTGGACGCAAAACTCGCATTGCCGATGGGTGTGGCTGACGAGGTCGCGCGCGCGGCGAGCGCGTTGCTGCGGCTGACCCGCTACCCAGCCGGCCGCCCGGTCTGGCAGGACTACCACGCGGCGTTCGTCGAGCGGTACGGCATCGGTGCCCTAGTCCCGGTCGCCGAGGTCACCGGCACCAGCGGAATTGGATATCCCGCTGGCTATCCCGGCAGCGTATTGCCGCTGCCCATCGAGAACGTAGTCAGCGAGCGAGACCGCCGGCTGTTCGCATTGATCTGGGCAGAGGTGTGCACTGGCAGCAACGAGCTCATGCTCACCGACCAGATGATCGACGAGATAGCTGGAGACTCACTCAGACCGGACCGCGTACCGCCGCACGTGGAGATCGCCGCCCGCATCCACGCCAGCAGCCGGGACGCAGTCGACCGCGGCGCCTACCTTCTCACTGTCGCGCCAGCCCGTGCCGGTGGCGTTCTGACCTCAAGGTTTACTCCCACCACGACGGGCTCTGGTTTGGAGGACGTCTACCGAAACCTTCCGGTGAGCACGGAAGGCGCGCTGCCGGTTCAGGTGTCTTTTCCTCCGGCGTACGCCCACGCAGAGAACGTCTGCCGCGTGCCCGCGTACCTGCCGCACGTTCTCTCGCTCGGCGAACATCGCCATCCAGACGAAAACATCCCCATCGACGACGTGGCCGCGTACGCCACCCACGATCGCCTCCACCTGGTCAGCCTGTCCCGCCACCGGATCATCGAACCGCAGGTCTTCCACGCTCTCGACCTCGACAAACAGCCGCCGCCGTTGGCGCGCTTTCTGGCGCATCTGACTCGGGCGTACGCGGCCGCGTTCACGGTTTTCGACGCCGGGCCAGGTGGTGACGAGCTCCCCTACCTGCCTCGGATCCGGTACGGCCGGGCCATCCTCGCCCCGGCGAGATGGCGCGTGACCAGCCGCGACCTACCACCGACGAGATCCGCCGAGCAGTGGCAGTCCAACCTTCGACGATGGCGAGACCGCTGGCGTCGACCGGTTGAGGTCGACCTGCGCGATGACGATCGCAGCATCCGCCTCAACCTCGACGAGCCGCTGCACGCCGACCTCCTGCGCACCCACCTCATGCGTACGGGCCAGGCCGTACTCACCGAACCGCCGCATCCCAGCACGTATGCATGGCTAGGCGGACGCGCCCACGACATCGCTTTCCCCCTCGCCACCACCCATCCGCCGGCACCATCACCCCTCACCCATGTGCCAACCGCCGTCGACAATCACGGGTCCGCACAGCTCCCAGCAGGCCCGGATTCTCGCTGGCTGTCCGTGAAACTCTTCAGCCATCGGGATCATCTCGACGCGATCATCAGCCATCGCCTACCGGCGCTACTGGCCGACATCTCCCAATCGGTCGACGACACTGAGCCGGCGTACTGGTTCGTCCGCTACCGCAGCGCCAACGAAACGGACCACCTCCGACTGCGGCTGCGCCTCATCGACCCTCACGCGTACGGAACGGCCGCAACAGCATTAGGTGCGTGGTCGAAGGACCTGATCGGCCACGGCATCGCCAGCCGGCTCGCTTTGGACACCTACAACCCCGAGCTCGGCCGGTACGGCCACGGCCATGCCATGCATGCAGCCGAAGCGGTGTTTACCGCCGATTCCGCAACCGTCATGGCGATGCTGCAGCACACCCGCGAAATGGCTGTCGACCCGATGGCGTTGGCCACCTTGAACATGGTGCACATCGCTACCGGCCTGCTTGGCGACGACGAGGGAATGGCGTGGCTGGCGACCCAGCCCACGTCGCCTGCAGCGCGACCCGATCGTACGGTCGCGTCGTACGTGACCGGGCTCGTACGCGCTCGACAGCTGCCTCGCTGGCCCATCAAAGTCTCGGCAGCCTGGCGGGTCCGCGCCGACACGTTGCGCGCGTACAGGCCGCAGGTGGCGCGACTGGCGGATATCGATACGGTGCTGGAATCACTACTGCACATGCACCACAACCGCGCCATCGGCATCAACGGCGACCACGAACGCACCTGCCGACGCCTCGCCGGCCAGGCCGCACGCGCGTACTGCGCTACCACGCCGGCAACGATCGGCACCTCATGA
- a CDS encoding bifunctional DNA primase/polymerase: MSALTMRRARERRRLSRLREAAARYVGNGWPIVPIRDVEPTEQTAWVGYGALDEVRVPAIDTPTVAAWWSHVPYRVGLATGCSVNVVSAPSALGAAAHRILEMSTATAITPADRWLFIVTPYVQLPHRLFAAGVRQHSSGEWVAMPPSPSPKGSTYWLVDPRVVRWQPMRAEVVHAVLLNALLVSSTRGVRAAAWL, encoded by the coding sequence ATGTCCGCGTTGACGATGCGCCGGGCGCGGGAGCGCCGGCGGCTGTCGCGGCTGCGAGAAGCGGCGGCGCGTTACGTGGGTAATGGCTGGCCGATTGTGCCGATCCGGGATGTCGAGCCGACGGAGCAGACCGCATGGGTCGGGTACGGCGCGCTCGATGAGGTTCGTGTCCCGGCGATCGATACGCCTACGGTCGCCGCGTGGTGGAGCCATGTGCCCTACCGAGTCGGCCTTGCCACCGGATGCTCGGTGAACGTGGTGAGTGCACCATCAGCGCTTGGCGCCGCGGCGCATCGGATCTTGGAGATGTCGACGGCGACCGCGATCACTCCGGCTGACCGGTGGCTGTTCATCGTCACTCCCTACGTGCAGCTTCCGCACCGTCTCTTCGCTGCTGGCGTACGCCAGCACAGCAGCGGCGAATGGGTGGCGATGCCGCCTTCTCCATCGCCAAAGGGGTCGACGTACTGGCTGGTCGATCCACGCGTTGTGCGCTGGCAACCAATGCGAGCCGAGGTCGTGCATGCGGTGCTCCTCAACGCACTCCTAGTGTCCTCGACCCGCGGTGTCCGGGCGGCAGCATGGCTATGA